A segment of the Sulfurirhabdus autotrophica genome:
GAAACTGTCAGATTGATCCAGATATAGGCGCCGCTTTTATGTATATAGCGTTTTTCCAGAGAATAATCATGAATCTCTTCGGCCAGCATTTTACGGATAAATTCGAGATCTTCATCCAAATCGTCTGGATGAGTCACATCTTGAAATGTAAAACCCAGCAATTCTTCTTCAGAATAACCGGTGATCTCGCATAACTTCTGATTTACGCGCAACCATCGCCCTTCAAGGGAAACATGCGCCAACCCCATGGCTGCCTGACTAAACGTTGCACGAAAACGTTCTTCACTTTCTCGCAGACTCGCATCCGCTTCTATGCGCGACGTCATATCGCGAGCTACTGCCACCAGAATATCTTTACCTTCTGACTTCAGCGCCCGAATGTAAATTTCCACCGAAATGCGGTCACCATTCTTACGTTCGTGAATGGTTTCAAGAATGCCCGTCTTGGTATCACTCTTGATAATTTCATCAAAACGGCTCTCCAGCTCACTTTGGCTAATATTCGGCTTAAGATCCAGTGGCCCGAGCGCCAGCAGTTCTTTACGACTATATCCCAGCATATTCCAGGCTGTTTCGTTTGCATCGATAAAACGCATTAGATCGCGATCAATCAGATAAATGGCATCAATAGAACTATCCAGTGCCATGCGAAAGCGCTGCAAAGCATTCTGCGACTGCGTTCGTTCTGTCACATCCTGCATCATCAACAGCAAAACATGCTCCCCCTCAAGCAAGGTTCCTGAGATATTGAACTCAAAATAGCGATTACCCGAATCAGAAGGTAAGGTAATCGACAGATTGTGTTGATGGATATTGCTTGATAAAACCTGTGCAGCACTTTTGACAAGAAGCGGGCTACGAATCACTTCAAAAAGGGGCACACCTGCATAGATATCTTCTTCCGCAAGACCTAACATGCGTCTCAATGTGCGATTTGTCGACTGAATATTCAGATCATGATCTACTATGATCATGCCGGACGGCATGCATCGAATAATCTGCTCAGCGTAATTCTGATGCTGCAAAATGACCTGGCGGTCAGCCTGAAAGTAGGTATCCAGCGCAAGCCCCATATCGAGGCTCACGATCTTGAGCAACGCATCATAGGTAGGCATCACCTTTTCAGGTTCATCAGCCAAGGTCCGCCACAATACCGGCATCAAATCTGAAAGATATTTGCGATAGGCACCCAGATACCATTTGGGTTCAAGCCCTATACGCTGGTGCACCAGCCCCACGCGCAAACGGTTCTTCACATACTCAGGGCCATAATCACCCTGTGTCAACTTGCTAAAATAGGCAGACTGGGAAGCCCGGAGACGATTGATTGTTTCAACATCAGGCAGGAGGGTACGAAGCTGGGGAAATTCAAGAAGATGCGAATAAAAAGAATCGGCGAAGGAATAGGACTCCTGTTCCAGCCGTTCATGTATTTGCTTTAAAAGCGCAATATCAGCAGGCGTAATTTCAAGAAAGGACTCGCGCTGCGCGATCTCTTCCTGGTCTAGCCCCATTTCACGGGCAAGTGCTTCCACAGCCTCGTTAATATCTTTCATGCATAAACCCACCAGCTTTTTGTTTTTTTCTGTTCAACAAGCAGCAACGGGGTTTAGGTTGCATACATAAATAAATAACTTATACAGATATACTAAAGTAAATTAGTCAACAATACAATACTCAACTGTATGGTATTTCTCTTGAATTATGAAAAAATTAATACCAAATCAATAAGTTAAAATACACCCCGCTTGAATGGGGTTATACAGGTACGGTTACTACAATACTGAATGGATCATGGTGTCATCACCCGCTACAAAGCTGATTACCAACTCGAGCTTGAACCTGCACTACGAAAAGAAAGACCAAACGTACCGACAAATATAGCTGAATACGCAGAAAATTTTCAAATTTCAATCAAATTTTTTTTCAATCACAACAGGCACTGCCAAAGCATTCATTTGATCTTCTGGTTGTGCTTCCTCTGCCTGAGGCTCGCTTAGTTTGGCATTTGAAGGAACAAACATAGCAGCTTTCAGCAGGCGCGTTGTCAGATTATGGCTTGCCCGTGCAAATGCACCTTCTGAAGATAGGTCACAACGTGCACCGACGAAGTCCTTTTGTTTAATTTTACGGGTAATTTCTGCTGCTGCATGATGAAACTCACTATGAAATGTACAAATTTCAGCGTAATGTTTTGACTGCAGAAGTTTGCCACCTTTATGCTCTAGCCAATGCCCCAACTTGCAGCAATTGGTTTCTTCCAACTTAGATAGATCGAGTGCCAACTTGCCACTGAGAAAATCCCTGAATTTGACCTTCCATGCGTTGTGCTCCTGAATTGCATCTTCGATGTCATCTTTAAGGCTCATAACTGTTCCTTTTAAAAAATTCATCCACCAGACAGTAACGGCAAAATGGCAGCTTCCTTTAGGGTATAGCGTATTATCAAATTACCGAGGGTCGATTTTTCTTTACCCTGTCACCGATGATACCGTTTCACGGAAAACATTATCTTTTGTACCATGTGCTTTGATGCCTGCCCAGAAACACCTCTTGGCCGCAACTGATGCAGCGCTGGCTGGTTTCATCGGAGACTGCGGCAACTGGTTTTGGCAATACCGCCAGTTTGAGATCGCATACCACCATCGTTTCCTGCGCAGGGATTTTTCCTGATTTATCACCAGAAGACGGAGATAAATAGCAATGCGTACAAATCAAAATCATCGTTAGCGCTCCTGAAAGTGAACATTATGAAACAATCTCAGAACAAACAGGCTTCAAACCTCGCCAGTCCACATGCATTACGTAGTGATTAGCAATTCCAAACAATTTTCTATGCCTGTTAATCAAGTGACTTCTCAAAATGCGCAACCAGCGATTGTAACTCGCCTGCTGTTTGAGCCAATGCCGTCACCACTCTTGTCACTCCGGAAATACTGGCGTTGTTTTTCTCTATCAGGGATGACATCTTCTCCATGTTAATTGCAACTTGCTCGCTGGCTGTTGATTGCTCGTTTGCTGCACTGGCTATATGCTGAGCTATTTCATTTACTTGCTCGCTGCTTCCCGTAATCTGCAGAAAGCTATCACTTGTTTCCTGTAGCAAAGAGCGTCCTTCTCCCACTTCGAGTGCAGCTTTATCCATAGAGGCAACGGCAGATTGTGTCGCGACCTGAATTTCTTCAACAATGCTGGCAATATCGGCGGTACTAATGGTTGTCCGCTCCGCCAACTGACGGACTTCGTCAGCCACAACTGCAAAACCGCGCCCCTGTTCGCCAGCTCTTGCAGCTTCGATTGCCGCATTCAGTGCAAGCAGATTAGTACGATCAGCAATGTCCTTAATCACCTGCGTAACGAGTCCCACTTTCTGGATGGATTTACTTAGCTCATCAATAATATTGCTTGATTCTTGAACAGAGGTGACCAGACGCCCGGTAGAAACCATGCTCAGGTTCATGTGTTTACTACCGCCTTTTACAGTAGAAAGAGAGGTTGTAGCAGCGCTGGCGGCTTCATCTGCACTTTTTGCAACTTCAGAAATTGATACTGTCACTTCCTCCATTGCAGCACTTACTTCTATAACACGATCTTGCTGTTCCTGCAGGTGAGAAGCTACCTGCTCTATGTCAGTTTGCAACATAACACTGTGTTTTTTCATATTAAGTGAAGCCAACCGGATCTCATCAGTAATGACCCGCAGATGTGCCTGAGTGTAAGCCAGAGATGAAAGTACTTGCCCAGTTTCATCCAGCCGGTCAACAGGAATTGCATTGTTGAGATTGCCTTGGGCAATTTGATCAAAAAACTGAACAGCCTGCTTTAATGGTCGAACAATACTATGGGACATGAAAAAAGCACTACCCCATGCAAGTATAGACCCGACACTAACAACTGTAGCCACTGCGCTTGTTGAGCCACTCAATCCCGCCAGGCCTGCAACTAATAACAGCAGCGTAAATGTTATCAAGAACACCGATATACGCAACTTGATGGACGTGTCTTGCGTCAGGCGAAATTTACGCTTGAGTTTGGTTTGCTTTTCACGAATGGCTTTGTATAGCGCTTCAGCTTGATTTACCTGCTGCCGGTCGGGTTCTTTTCTTACCGACATATAGCCTATGATCTCGTTGTTTTCACGCACCGGCACGACCAATGCTTCAACCCAATAATAATCACCATTTTTACAGCGGTTTTTAACTAACCCGCGCCAAGGTCGCCCTTTTTTGACTGTACTCCAAAGATCAGCGAATGCTTCCTGAGGCATGTCAGGATGACGAACTATATTGTGGTTACGCCCCACAAGCTCATCCTGACTAAAACCGCTAATTTCAATAAATATATCATTAACATAAGTGATCGTTCCCTTGGTATCCGTTTTGGAAACAAGAATTTTCCCGCGAGGGTAAGGTTGTTCCTTTTGAGTAACAGGCATATTTATTTTCATTATTGTTTCCTTTAAGCAATTAATTTAAAGTGTTAACCATTACCCTACAGGGGGGAAAATTCCATTCAGTCAATCTATCAGGCAACCTCCACGCGGTTTCTGCCATTAGCCTTTGCTTTGTAAAGTGCCATATCAGCTCTTCTCACCAAGTCTTTGATTGCATCAGCCTCAGCAAATTCGGCCACTCCAAAACTACAAGTAACTCGACCTACTTCAGGAAACACAAAACTTTGAATATCCATTCTCAGGTTTTCAGCGAGGCGTAGCGCCCCCAACATGTCCCCTCCTGTTAACAACAATACGAATTCCTCCCCACCCCATCTTGCAAATACATCATTCAACCGTATTTTTTCAGATACCAGTTTTGCTAATTGAACCAGCACTGAATCGCCTATTAAATGCCCAAAATTGTCGTTAACACGCTTAAAATGATCAATATCAAACATAATCAGATAAATCGGGGTATGGTATCGTTGCGCTCTGACCAATTCTTTTTCCAGAATTGCGTCAAACTGGCCGCGGTTGGTAATTCCCGTCAATGCGTCTGTTGTTGCCAATTGTTGCAACTTTTTCTCTGCACGTTTGCGCTCAGTGATTTCCAATTCCAGATCAACATTGACTTTGGTAAGTTCTGATGTGCGTTCTTGTACCCGTTTATCCAACTCATCATAAGCCTGTTTGAGCGCTTGCTCGCTGCGCTTTCGTTCAGAAATATCGCGAATCGTACCAACAAATTGACGTTTTCCCATCAGATTCATTTCTGTCAAAGCCAGGTCCATTGAAAACACCTCACCATTTTTGCGCTGGCCAGGCAATTCTCGTCCGACACCAATAATCTTTGCTTTTCCAGTACTCAGATAATTAGCGATATTTCGATCATGGGCACCGCGGTAAGCATCCGGCATTAACCTGTTTACGCTTTGACCAATGAGTTCCTTTGAAGTGA
Coding sequences within it:
- a CDS encoding EAL domain-containing protein, whose product is MKDINEAVEALAREMGLDQEEIAQRESFLEITPADIALLKQIHERLEQESYSFADSFYSHLLEFPQLRTLLPDVETINRLRASQSAYFSKLTQGDYGPEYVKNRLRVGLVHQRIGLEPKWYLGAYRKYLSDLMPVLWRTLADEPEKVMPTYDALLKIVSLDMGLALDTYFQADRQVILQHQNYAEQIIRCMPSGMIIVDHDLNIQSTNRTLRRMLGLAEEDIYAGVPLFEVIRSPLLVKSAAQVLSSNIHQHNLSITLPSDSGNRYFEFNISGTLLEGEHVLLLMMQDVTERTQSQNALQRFRMALDSSIDAIYLIDRDLMRFIDANETAWNMLGYSRKELLALGPLDLKPNISQSELESRFDEIIKSDTKTGILETIHERKNGDRISVEIYIRALKSEGKDILVAVARDMTSRIEADASLRESEERFRATFSQAAMGLAHVSLEGRWLRVNQKLCEITGYSEEELLGFTFQDVTHPDDLDEDLEFIRKMLAEEIHDYSLEKRYIHKSGAYIWINLTVSLARNADGQPNYFISVIEDISRRKRIEAELVHLVNHDALTGLSNRTLLQDRLSQAISYAARSEKQVAVMFIDLDRFKNINDSLGHDIGDKVIVEAGHRLLSTVRDGDTVARLGGDEFVVVLTDIASELDVSMVAHKALDSLSQPLAMNGTEFYPTASIGISLFPRDGHNAQVLLKNADTAMYRAKDAGRNNYQFYAQDMNARAMDRLTLESGLRRALERKEFILYYQPKVNLVSGEIEGMEALLRWQPPGQKMVSPLDFIPIAEETGLIVPIGEWVLRTACAQYAAWKNAGVNVCRIAVNLSARQFMQQNLVEVVSRVLHETECDAAGLELEITESIIMENPDAAVETLRTLSNMGIKLAIDDFGTGYSSLSYLKRFPIGYLKIDQSFVRDITTDADDAAIATAVIALAHSMKLQVIAEGVETAEQLQFLRDHNCDQMQGYFFSPPLPAEQVVKLLKEGRGLWSS
- a CDS encoding CZB domain-containing protein, whose amino-acid sequence is MSLKDDIEDAIQEHNAWKVKFRDFLSGKLALDLSKLEETNCCKLGHWLEHKGGKLLQSKHYAEICTFHSEFHHAAAEITRKIKQKDFVGARCDLSSEGAFARASHNLTTRLLKAAMFVPSNAKLSEPQAEEAQPEDQMNALAVPVVIEKKFD
- a CDS encoding methyl-accepting chemotaxis protein produces the protein MKINMPVTQKEQPYPRGKILVSKTDTKGTITYVNDIFIEISGFSQDELVGRNHNIVRHPDMPQEAFADLWSTVKKGRPWRGLVKNRCKNGDYYWVEALVVPVRENNEIIGYMSVRKEPDRQQVNQAEALYKAIREKQTKLKRKFRLTQDTSIKLRISVFLITFTLLLLVAGLAGLSGSTSAVATVVSVGSILAWGSAFFMSHSIVRPLKQAVQFFDQIAQGNLNNAIPVDRLDETGQVLSSLAYTQAHLRVITDEIRLASLNMKKHSVMLQTDIEQVASHLQEQQDRVIEVSAAMEEVTVSISEVAKSADEAASAATTSLSTVKGGSKHMNLSMVSTGRLVTSVQESSNIIDELSKSIQKVGLVTQVIKDIADRTNLLALNAAIEAARAGEQGRGFAVVADEVRQLAERTTISTADIASIVEEIQVATQSAVASMDKAALEVGEGRSLLQETSDSFLQITGSSEQVNEIAQHIASAANEQSTASEQVAINMEKMSSLIEKNNASISGVTRVVTALAQTAGELQSLVAHFEKSLD
- a CDS encoding sensor domain-containing diguanylate cyclase; the protein is MKHQKPALASHIAHDRLKRFCQSPVKILLAIGASIFVAETVVMIVLHLFQLSPVLETVLDGVILLSLLAPILYVFLFRPLIQHIEEHKQINELLQANALNTEAILNNAFDGIVTIDENGIIQSFNSGAEKIFGFTSKELIGQSVNRLMPDAYRGAHDRNIANYLSTGKAKIIGVGRELPGQRKNGEVFSMDLALTEMNLMGKRQFVGTIRDISERKRSEQALKQAYDELDKRVQERTSELTKVNVDLELEITERKRAEKKLQQLATTDALTGITNRGQFDAILEKELVRAQRYHTPIYLIMFDIDHFKRVNDNFGHLIGDSVLVQLAKLVSEKIRLNDVFARWGGEEFVLLLTGGDMLGALRLAENLRMDIQSFVFPEVGRVTCSFGVAEFAEADAIKDLVRRADMALYKAKANGRNRVEVA